The following are encoded in a window of Nibricoccus aquaticus genomic DNA:
- a CDS encoding family 16 glycoside hydrolase yields MSPIGSILRLRPLHLPTILSILLILSVLPGFICSAHSATTTTAAATFSVRDFGALGDGTTKDTAAFQRALDTCAVSGGGEVLVPSGRYLIGSIQLGTRTTLRFAAADSVLIGSPDVEDYPMVDVRWEGRWQPGRRALISANNADHIAIVGPGRIEGNPAVAKPQNPRGVVILEPINCHDVRWEGFTVTQGGNWATHPTFCTDVVIKNLTIRGDRDGIDIDSCKNVLIEGCDIDTGDDAISLKSGRGLNGARIAKPAEDIVIRNCKLRCRHFASIGIGSETSAGVRNVRIENCSFDSKTHAIYIKTRIGRAGTTENITAENLEILNGGFLRINLTVGGNTNTADDPVPGLLGFPSAKNLSFTNVRLHNATTIIDGTQVTPEKPVENLSLANITGTAAKGMSLVHMTGVTLKDIAVTVANGPVLTTRNVTGTGLENAVPLITRTSLFNGRDLTGWKLFLAPPADGATATDPKSTWSVTDNTLRFDTKTFGYIKTDRAYGHYRLHIEWRWPAGSSENANSGLLLHTHGPDKIWPLCYEAQLKTGNAGQFIGLGLDIPDAPLTNNRKRLPRLADSSEKPHGEWNSYDITCRGDTIEVFVNGIRQNTATKLPAVAGAIALQMEGHPIEFQNLWLEEL; encoded by the coding sequence ATGAGTCCCATCGGCTCCATCCTCCGACTCCGCCCGCTCCACCTTCCGACAATCCTGTCCATCCTCTTAATCCTGTCCGTCCTTCCGGGATTCATCTGCTCCGCGCACTCAGCAACCACCACCACGGCAGCCGCCACGTTCAGCGTCCGCGATTTCGGCGCCCTCGGCGACGGCACCACCAAAGACACCGCCGCTTTCCAGCGCGCGCTCGACACCTGCGCCGTCTCCGGCGGCGGCGAAGTCCTCGTCCCCTCCGGCCGCTATCTCATCGGCAGCATCCAGCTCGGCACACGCACCACGCTCCGCTTTGCAGCCGCCGACTCCGTCCTCATCGGCAGCCCCGACGTCGAAGACTACCCGATGGTCGACGTCCGCTGGGAAGGCCGCTGGCAACCGGGCCGCCGCGCACTCATCTCCGCCAACAACGCCGATCACATCGCCATCGTCGGCCCTGGCCGCATCGAGGGAAATCCCGCCGTCGCCAAACCACAAAACCCGCGCGGCGTCGTCATCCTCGAACCCATCAACTGCCACGACGTCCGCTGGGAAGGCTTCACGGTCACCCAAGGCGGTAACTGGGCCACGCACCCGACCTTCTGCACCGACGTCGTCATCAAAAACCTCACCATCCGCGGCGACCGCGACGGCATCGACATCGACTCCTGCAAAAACGTCCTGATCGAGGGCTGCGACATCGATACGGGCGACGACGCCATCAGCCTCAAATCCGGCCGCGGCCTCAACGGCGCGCGCATCGCCAAGCCCGCCGAAGACATCGTCATCCGCAACTGCAAGCTCCGCTGCCGCCACTTCGCCTCAATTGGGATCGGCAGCGAAACTTCCGCCGGCGTCCGCAACGTCCGCATCGAGAACTGTTCCTTCGACTCCAAGACCCACGCGATTTACATCAAGACGCGTATCGGCCGCGCGGGCACAACCGAGAACATCACCGCCGAAAACCTCGAAATCCTCAACGGCGGTTTCCTGCGCATCAACCTCACCGTCGGCGGCAACACCAACACCGCCGACGATCCCGTCCCCGGCCTGCTTGGTTTTCCCTCCGCGAAAAACCTGAGCTTCACCAACGTCCGTCTCCACAACGCCACCACCATCATTGATGGCACGCAGGTCACTCCGGAAAAGCCCGTCGAAAACCTCTCTCTCGCCAATATCACCGGCACCGCCGCCAAAGGCATGTCGCTCGTCCACATGACCGGCGTCACGCTCAAGGACATCGCCGTCACCGTCGCCAACGGCCCGGTCCTCACCACGCGCAACGTCACCGGCACCGGCCTCGAAAACGCCGTCCCGCTCATCACACGCACGTCGCTCTTCAACGGCCGCGACCTCACCGGCTGGAAACTTTTCCTGGCTCCCCCCGCCGACGGCGCCACCGCCACCGACCCGAAATCCACCTGGAGCGTCACCGACAACACCCTCCGCTTCGACACCAAGACCTTCGGCTACATCAAAACCGACCGCGCCTACGGACACTACCGCCTTCACATCGAATGGCGCTGGCCCGCCGGTTCCTCCGAAAATGCCAACAGCGGCCTGCTCCTCCACACCCACGGCCCCGACAAAATCTGGCCGCTCTGCTACGAAGCCCAGCTCAAGACTGGCAACGCCGGCCAGTTCATCGGCCTCGGTCTCGACATCCCCGACGCCCCACTCACCAACAACCGCAAACGCCTCCCGCGCCTCGCCGACTCCTCCGAGAAACCGCACGGCGAATGGAACAGCTACGACATCACCTGCCGCGGCGACACCATCGAAGTCTTCGTCAACGGCATCCGCCAGAACACCGCCACCAAACTCCCCGCCGTCGCCGGCGCCATCGCCCTCCAGATGGAAGGCCACCCCATCGAATTCCAAAACCTCTGGCTCGAAGAACTCTGA
- a CDS encoding alpha/beta hydrolase family protein, with product MRRSHRIPARCLPTILSILLILSSLRSPSLHAQPTAPDPTMIAGEPDPREIPVPSIKTNLAPLPGPDALPLQTALPDPLLKTDGTRITSSDAWQKHRTEIRRTLEYYAVGAIPPAPGNVKGRVISSRPVLDGFASYRLVHLTFGPGEKLSLNIGIFTPSAPADTSFPVVIFPGGTPPGASPLPALSRPPGQGKGVNALLPVEPSKPALAPTSATNTSVNTAAASSFSGGNPVAPKSSENADLEAFAKRIRPILARGYAYITFNNNDCAEDTTLRLPDGSWAFRTTRFYPAYPEYDWGILGGWAWGVSRIVDYVETDSALNASKVIVSGISRTGKSAMVAAAFDDRIALGAPVVTGGGGVGAYRFSGEGRGGKEGLDLMMKKYPNWFSPHLHPFRGQTDKLPFDQHWFLALIAPRPFIALEGTTDGVSVMNAVKQSTLAAQPVYALFNATDKLGINYAEHGHTITADDWTAMLDFADKHLLGKPVTRRFDQFPSE from the coding sequence ATGCGCCGTTCTCACCGCATCCCCGCCCGCTGCCTTCCGACAATCCTGTCCATCCTCTTAATCCTGTCCTCACTTCGGTCTCCGTCGCTCCACGCGCAACCCACCGCGCCCGATCCCACGATGATCGCCGGTGAACCCGATCCCCGCGAAATCCCCGTTCCTTCGATCAAAACAAATCTCGCTCCCCTCCCCGGCCCCGACGCGCTTCCCCTCCAGACCGCCCTGCCCGACCCACTCCTCAAAACCGACGGCACCCGCATCACGTCCAGCGACGCCTGGCAAAAACACCGCACCGAAATCCGCCGCACACTGGAATACTACGCCGTCGGTGCGATCCCTCCCGCCCCCGGCAACGTCAAAGGCCGTGTCATTTCATCGCGTCCCGTTCTCGACGGTTTCGCGAGCTACCGACTCGTCCACCTCACCTTCGGTCCCGGTGAAAAACTCTCCCTCAACATCGGCATCTTCACGCCCTCCGCTCCCGCAGACACCTCCTTCCCCGTCGTCATTTTCCCCGGCGGCACACCTCCGGGCGCATCGCCATTGCCCGCACTTTCCCGCCCACCCGGCCAGGGCAAAGGAGTAAACGCACTCCTCCCCGTCGAGCCCTCAAAACCTGCGCTCGCACCAACGTCAGCAACCAATACGTCCGTCAACACCGCAGCCGCGTCCTCCTTTTCCGGCGGCAACCCCGTCGCACCCAAGTCCTCCGAAAACGCCGACCTCGAAGCCTTCGCCAAACGCATCCGCCCGATCCTCGCCCGCGGCTACGCCTACATCACCTTCAACAATAACGACTGCGCCGAAGACACCACGCTCCGTCTCCCCGACGGCAGCTGGGCCTTCCGCACCACACGCTTTTATCCCGCCTATCCCGAGTATGATTGGGGCATCCTCGGCGGCTGGGCCTGGGGCGTGTCACGGATTGTTGACTACGTCGAAACCGACTCCGCGCTCAACGCCTCCAAAGTCATCGTCTCCGGAATCTCGCGCACCGGCAAATCCGCCATGGTCGCCGCCGCCTTCGACGACCGCATCGCACTCGGCGCTCCCGTTGTCACCGGCGGCGGCGGAGTCGGCGCCTACCGTTTCAGCGGCGAAGGCCGCGGCGGCAAAGAAGGCCTCGACCTCATGATGAAAAAATACCCGAACTGGTTTTCCCCGCACCTCCACCCGTTCCGCGGTCAAACAGACAAACTCCCCTTCGACCAACACTGGTTCCTCGCCCTGATCGCCCCGCGCCCCTTCATCGCCCTCGAAGGCACGACCGATGGCGTCTCTGTCATGAACGCCGTCAAACAATCCACCCTCGCCGCACAGCCCGTCTACGCGCTCTTCAACGCCACCGACAAACTCGGCATCAACTACGCCGAACACGGTCACACCATCACCGCCGACGACTGGACCGCCATGCTCGACTTCGCCGACAAACACCTCCTCGGCAAACCCGTCACCCGCCGCTTCGATCAATTTCCGTCCGAGTAA
- a CDS encoding EamA family transporter encodes MSALALVIVLIAAFMHATWNLAAKRAGGGIPFVWLCGTMALVLYLPVTVAYCATHPVALSSTALGVILGGGIAKIAYSLLLQRGYRTGDFSLIYPLARGTGPLLSTIAAIAIFHERPTPLALVGGAVIVASVFYLTGGPQLLHQSRAHLRQAIFYGVACGLVIAIYTVWDQRAVAHLHIPPILYDAGTQIVVTASLTPFALRRRSEIAFEWRTHRWHALTIAVLGSTGYVLILTAMKFTPVSYIAPAREISIVIGAFFGAKILKEGDTRRRLFAASGMALGIIALALG; translated from the coding sequence ATGTCCGCGCTCGCCCTCGTCATCGTTCTCATCGCCGCCTTCATGCACGCGACGTGGAACCTCGCCGCCAAGCGCGCGGGCGGCGGCATCCCCTTCGTCTGGTTGTGCGGCACGATGGCACTGGTTCTCTACCTGCCGGTAACCGTGGCTTACTGCGCCACGCATCCGGTGGCCCTGTCTTCCACCGCACTCGGCGTCATCCTCGGCGGAGGCATCGCAAAAATCGCCTACTCGCTCCTGCTCCAGCGCGGTTACCGCACCGGCGATTTTTCCCTCATCTATCCGCTCGCCCGCGGCACCGGGCCGCTGCTTTCCACAATCGCCGCCATCGCGATTTTCCATGAACGCCCTACGCCGCTCGCCCTCGTCGGCGGCGCCGTGATTGTCGCGAGCGTTTTCTACCTCACTGGCGGTCCGCAACTCCTCCACCAAAGCCGCGCGCACCTGCGCCAGGCTATTTTCTACGGCGTCGCCTGCGGCCTTGTCATCGCGATCTACACCGTATGGGACCAACGCGCCGTCGCCCACCTCCACATCCCGCCGATCCTCTACGACGCCGGCACGCAAATCGTCGTGACCGCTTCGCTCACCCCATTCGCACTGCGCCGCCGCTCCGAAATCGCCTTCGAATGGCGCACGCACCGCTGGCACGCACTCACTATCGCCGTGCTCGGCTCGACCGGCTACGTGCTCATCCTCACCGCCATGAAATTCACGCCGGTCAGCTACATCGCGCCCGCCCGCGAAATCAGCATCGTGATCGGCGCCTTCTTCGGCGCGAAAATCCTTAAGGAGGGCGACACCCGCCGCCGTCTGTTCGCCGCCAGCGGCATGGCCCTCGGCATCATCGCCCTCGCCCTCGGCTGA
- a CDS encoding RNA polymerase sigma factor, with amino-acid sequence MDAAEQHTLFSRWLAEHAALLHHVANGFAEGADRHDLMQELMVALWRALPAFRGAAQPSTFIYRVAYNMALTWKRGQSNYRRRADNFEAEMPVLPEASAVNEAQRSTRDREALALMYAEIRTLAPIERSLLLMHLDEVSYAGMAEVIGMTETAIGARLTRIKQRLISTLKEKTHELR; translated from the coding sequence TTGGACGCTGCTGAACAACATACGCTCTTTTCCCGCTGGCTGGCGGAGCATGCCGCGCTGCTGCATCATGTGGCCAATGGCTTCGCGGAGGGCGCGGACCGGCATGATTTGATGCAGGAGTTGATGGTCGCGTTGTGGCGGGCGCTGCCGGCGTTTCGAGGAGCGGCGCAGCCTTCGACGTTCATCTATCGCGTGGCGTACAACATGGCGCTCACATGGAAACGCGGGCAGTCGAATTATCGGCGGCGCGCGGATAATTTTGAGGCGGAGATGCCGGTGTTGCCGGAAGCGAGTGCAGTGAATGAAGCGCAGCGTTCGACACGCGATCGTGAAGCGCTGGCGCTGATGTACGCGGAGATCCGCACGCTGGCGCCGATCGAGCGTTCGCTGCTGTTGATGCATCTGGACGAGGTGAGCTACGCCGGGATGGCCGAGGTGATCGGCATGACCGAGACCGCGATCGGCGCGCGGCTGACGCGGATCAAACAACGACTGATTTCAACCCTGAAGGAGAAGACCCATGAGCTACGATGA
- a CDS encoding family 16 glycoside hydrolase, whose product MRSFFATISLLICASVAAHAQRIDLWNGRDLTGWKIFLTDATVDPATVWSMHDGALRLDAKKINGYIRTEKSFANYRLHVEWRWDAAATERSNSGVMLHVNGPDLAWPAAFEAQLKTGNAGQVVGMGLDIPDAPLTNNRKRAERLAPPSEKPHGEWNSYDIVVRDATIEVSVNGVRQNFVQKLPVTSGNIALQMEGAPIEFRNVWLEPLMSEKKSPLTSQLYDWEKMPVTPTPKGARRDVFDGPTSSLDVSHCHITTLNPGQDSGEPRLHTQEEIIIVKEGRVEAHIDGRTETGGPGSIFHFVANATTRLRNAGDTPTIYIVVYFRPLTTAPKS is encoded by the coding sequence ATGCGCTCTTTCTTCGCAACCATCAGCCTTCTCATCTGCGCCAGCGTCGCTGCGCACGCGCAGCGCATCGATCTCTGGAATGGCCGTGATCTCACCGGCTGGAAAATCTTCCTTACCGACGCCACCGTCGATCCCGCGACCGTGTGGTCCATGCACGACGGCGCGCTGCGCTTGGACGCCAAGAAAATCAACGGCTATATCCGCACCGAAAAATCCTTCGCCAACTACCGGCTCCACGTCGAATGGCGTTGGGACGCCGCCGCCACCGAGCGCAGCAACAGCGGCGTGATGCTCCACGTCAACGGCCCCGATCTCGCCTGGCCCGCCGCGTTCGAGGCGCAGTTGAAAACCGGCAACGCCGGCCAGGTCGTCGGCATGGGCCTCGACATCCCCGACGCGCCGCTCACCAACAACCGCAAGCGCGCCGAGCGTCTCGCGCCGCCTTCCGAAAAACCGCACGGCGAGTGGAACAGCTACGACATCGTCGTGCGCGACGCGACGATCGAGGTCTCCGTCAACGGCGTGCGGCAAAACTTCGTGCAAAAACTCCCCGTCACCTCCGGCAACATCGCGCTGCAGATGGAGGGCGCGCCCATCGAGTTCCGCAACGTCTGGCTCGAACCTCTCATGTCCGAGAAAAAATCCCCGCTCACCTCCCAACTCTACGATTGGGAAAAAATGCCCGTCACGCCCACGCCCAAAGGCGCGCGCCGCGATGTCTTCGACGGCCCCACCAGCAGCCTCGACGTCTCGCATTGCCACATCACCACGCTCAATCCCGGCCAGGACAGCGGCGAACCGCGTCTGCACACGCAGGAGGAAATCATCATCGTGAAAGAAGGCCGCGTCGAAGCCCACATCGACGGCCGCACCGAGACCGGCGGCCCCGGCTCCATTTTCCATTTCGTCGCCAACGCCACCACGCGCCTCCGCAACGCCGGCGACACCCCCACGATCTACATCGTCGTTTATTTCCGCCCGCTCACCACGGCTCCGAAAAGTTAA
- the ppdK gene encoding pyruvate, phosphate dikinase: MAAKTKAKKPAAKTKSSAPAKKSSASKAQKYVYTWGAAKADGDGSMKNLLGGKGANLAEMTRIGLPVPPGFTITTEVCTYYYANKRTYPPSLQAQLEAGVKNMEKIMGYKFGDASNFPLLVAVRSGARDSMPGMMDTILNLGLNDQTVLALVKATKNERFAWDCYRRFIQMYGDVVLGVQKKEGEDHEPFETVIEKFKHDTYHKDIVDSDLTAADQQELVKRFKALVKERTGKVFPNDPWDQLRGAAGAVFGSWMNDRAIVYRRKYNIPSEWGTAVNVQAMVYGNTGDTSGSGVAFTRNPANGVNEFYGEFLINAQGEDVVAGVRTPEPVLKLKDVMPKSYAELLKVRATLEKHFKDVQDIEFTIQEGKLFMLQTRNGKRTAAAGLKFAADMVREKLITWETAVLRNPADQLEQLLAPIFDLSEVKKAKVIATGLPAGPGAATGKIYFNADRSVIAAEKGEKVLLVRVETSPEDLRGMIAAEGILTARGGVSSHAALVARQMGKVCVCGAAGVQIDYDAKTATIDGQVFKEGDFLSIDGTSGTVYAGQIKTAPSEIISGLISDDKEAQKTEKFKNYVQLMKWCSQATKLSVRTNADTPEQARQAIAFGAVGIGLVRTEHMFFEGDRIDAMREMILADNLADRETALAKLLPYQRDDFFGIFKALKGFPATVRFLDPPLHEFLPHAKEQQMDLARKLNIPVEKIMHRVHELHEFNPMLGFRGCRLGIKYPEITRMQARAVLEAAADATKAGFKAKPEIMIPLVGFKKELDLQVAIVHEVAAQVQKEKKVKIAYSVGTMIEIPRGALTADEIAQTAEFFSFGTNDLTQTCLGMSRDDSGSFLGAYTENEIVKKNPFASIDQTGVGQLVKIACEKGNQTRPGIKLGICGEHGGDPDSVKFCHKVGLTYVSCSPYRVPVARLAAAQAAIEEARSNAKKK, translated from the coding sequence ATGGCCGCTAAAACAAAAGCCAAGAAACCCGCCGCGAAGACCAAGTCTTCCGCTCCCGCGAAAAAATCATCCGCCTCCAAGGCCCAAAAATACGTGTACACGTGGGGCGCCGCCAAAGCTGACGGCGATGGCTCGATGAAGAACCTCCTCGGCGGCAAGGGCGCCAACCTCGCCGAGATGACCCGCATCGGCCTCCCGGTTCCTCCCGGCTTCACGATCACGACCGAGGTCTGTACCTATTACTACGCCAACAAGCGCACGTACCCACCGTCCCTTCAGGCACAGCTCGAAGCCGGCGTGAAGAACATGGAGAAGATCATGGGCTACAAGTTCGGCGACGCCTCGAACTTCCCGCTCCTCGTCGCCGTCCGCTCGGGCGCCCGCGACTCGATGCCCGGCATGATGGACACGATCCTCAACCTCGGCCTCAACGACCAGACCGTCCTCGCCCTCGTTAAAGCCACCAAGAACGAGCGTTTCGCGTGGGATTGCTACCGCCGCTTCATCCAGATGTACGGCGACGTCGTCCTCGGCGTGCAGAAGAAGGAAGGCGAAGATCACGAGCCATTCGAGACCGTCATCGAAAAGTTCAAGCACGACACCTACCACAAGGACATCGTCGACTCCGACCTCACCGCCGCCGACCAGCAGGAGCTCGTCAAACGCTTCAAGGCCCTCGTCAAAGAACGCACGGGCAAAGTTTTCCCGAATGATCCCTGGGATCAGCTCCGCGGCGCCGCTGGCGCTGTATTCGGTTCCTGGATGAACGACCGCGCGATCGTCTATCGCCGCAAGTACAACATCCCCTCCGAGTGGGGCACTGCCGTCAACGTCCAGGCCATGGTCTACGGCAACACCGGTGACACCTCAGGCTCCGGCGTCGCCTTCACCCGCAATCCCGCGAACGGCGTCAACGAGTTCTACGGCGAGTTCCTCATCAACGCCCAGGGCGAAGACGTTGTCGCTGGCGTTCGCACCCCCGAGCCCGTCCTCAAGCTGAAGGACGTCATGCCCAAGTCCTACGCCGAACTCCTCAAGGTTCGCGCCACGCTCGAGAAGCACTTCAAGGACGTGCAGGACATCGAATTCACGATTCAGGAAGGCAAGCTGTTCATGCTCCAGACGCGCAACGGCAAGCGCACCGCCGCCGCCGGTCTGAAGTTCGCCGCCGACATGGTTCGCGAAAAACTCATCACCTGGGAAACCGCCGTTCTCCGCAACCCGGCCGACCAGCTCGAGCAGCTCCTCGCCCCGATCTTCGATCTCTCCGAGGTCAAGAAGGCCAAGGTCATCGCCACCGGTCTTCCCGCCGGTCCCGGCGCCGCCACCGGCAAGATCTACTTCAACGCCGATCGCTCCGTCATCGCTGCCGAGAAGGGTGAAAAAGTCCTCCTCGTTCGCGTCGAGACTTCTCCGGAAGATCTCCGCGGCATGATCGCCGCCGAAGGCATCCTCACCGCTCGCGGTGGTGTTTCTTCGCACGCCGCCCTCGTCGCCCGCCAGATGGGCAAGGTCTGCGTCTGCGGCGCCGCTGGCGTGCAGATCGATTACGACGCCAAGACGGCCACCATCGACGGCCAGGTCTTCAAAGAAGGCGACTTCCTCTCGATCGACGGCACCTCCGGCACCGTTTACGCGGGCCAGATCAAGACCGCTCCCTCCGAGATCATCTCCGGCCTCATCAGCGACGACAAAGAAGCGCAGAAGACCGAGAAGTTTAAGAACTACGTGCAGCTCATGAAGTGGTGCTCGCAGGCCACCAAGCTCTCCGTCCGCACCAACGCCGACACACCCGAGCAGGCCCGCCAGGCCATCGCCTTCGGCGCCGTTGGTATCGGTCTCGTCCGTACAGAGCACATGTTCTTCGAAGGCGACCGCATCGACGCCATGCGCGAGATGATCCTCGCCGACAACCTCGCCGACCGCGAAACCGCCCTCGCCAAGCTCCTCCCCTACCAGCGCGACGACTTCTTCGGAATCTTCAAGGCGCTCAAGGGCTTCCCCGCCACCGTCCGCTTCCTCGATCCGCCACTCCACGAGTTTCTCCCGCACGCCAAAGAGCAGCAGATGGACCTCGCCCGGAAGCTCAACATCCCGGTCGAGAAAATCATGCACCGCGTGCACGAACTCCATGAGTTCAACCCGATGCTCGGCTTCCGCGGCTGCCGCCTCGGCATCAAGTATCCAGAAATCACCCGCATGCAGGCCCGCGCCGTTCTCGAAGCGGCCGCCGATGCGACCAAGGCCGGCTTCAAGGCCAAGCCCGAGATCATGATCCCGCTCGTCGGCTTCAAGAAGGAGCTCGATCTCCAGGTCGCCATTGTCCACGAAGTCGCCGCCCAGGTTCAGAAGGAGAAGAAGGTGAAGATCGCCTACTCCGTCGGCACCATGATCGAAATCCCGCGCGGTGCCCTCACCGCCGACGAGATCGCGCAGACCGCCGAGTTCTTCAGCTTCGGCACCAACGACCTCACCCAGACCTGCCTCGGCATGTCGCGTGACGACTCCGGCAGCTTCCTCGGCGCCTACACCGAAAACGAGATCGTGAAGAAGAACCCCTTCGCCTCGATCGACCAGACCGGCGTCGGCCAGCTCGTGAAGATCGCCTGCGAGAAGGGCAATCAAACCCGCCCCGGCATCAAACTCGGCATCTGCGGCGAACACGGCGGCGATCCCGACTCCGTGAAGTTCTGCCATAAGGTCGGCCTCACCTACGTCAGCTGCTCGCCTTACCGCGTGCCCGTAGCCCGCCTCGCCGCCGCCCAGGCCGCGATCGAAGAAGCCCGCAGCAACGCAAAGAAGAAGTAA
- the tatC gene encoding twin-arginine translocase subunit TatC: MSPSEDSSHYDEPAEGALNPREKPMGFFDHLEELRWTLVKCVAVYALFAAVIGFYLKEFNHLLMWPLDYVRANRPGFEVPLESIGVSEIFGMIFQVCAMGALAPAAPFMIYFVAKFVAPALAPKELRMIVPGGLVALMLFLMGAALGFFVLVPQTINMSIELNELMGFGIQWTPASYYSILLWLVLGVGLGFEFPLLIVLLVYLGMLSTAFLKKYRRHAIVLIFVIAAVVTPTTDPVTMGMFAAPLYVLFELAVLAGSAIERARAKTQANAG; the protein is encoded by the coding sequence GTGAGCCCATCCGAAGACTCTTCCCACTACGACGAACCGGCCGAAGGTGCGTTGAATCCGCGCGAGAAGCCGATGGGTTTTTTCGATCATCTGGAGGAGCTACGCTGGACGCTGGTGAAGTGCGTGGCGGTGTACGCGCTCTTTGCGGCGGTGATCGGGTTTTATCTGAAGGAGTTTAATCACTTGCTGATGTGGCCGCTGGACTACGTGCGGGCGAACCGGCCGGGATTCGAGGTGCCGCTGGAGTCGATCGGCGTGTCGGAGATTTTCGGGATGATTTTCCAGGTGTGCGCGATGGGAGCGCTGGCACCGGCGGCGCCGTTCATGATTTATTTCGTGGCGAAGTTCGTGGCACCGGCGCTGGCGCCAAAGGAGCTGCGGATGATCGTGCCGGGCGGGTTGGTGGCGCTGATGTTGTTTTTGATGGGGGCGGCGCTGGGGTTTTTCGTGCTGGTGCCGCAGACGATCAACATGTCGATCGAGCTGAACGAGCTGATGGGGTTTGGCATCCAGTGGACGCCGGCGAGCTACTACAGCATTTTGTTGTGGCTGGTGCTGGGCGTGGGGCTGGGGTTCGAGTTTCCGCTGCTGATCGTGCTGCTGGTGTATCTCGGTATGTTGAGCACGGCGTTTTTGAAAAAATACCGCAGGCACGCGATCGTGTTGATCTTTGTGATCGCGGCAGTGGTGACGCCGACGACGGATCCGGTGACGATGGGGATGTTTGCGGCGCCGCTGTATGTGTTGTTCGAGCTGGC